From Proteiniborus sp. MB09-C3, the proteins below share one genomic window:
- a CDS encoding four helix bundle protein: MSENLYIKDFKSLKVWQKANVLEQDIRELVKGFPSCEQYRLTDQLVRAVRSIGANLAEGNTQLFIKKEKVHANAALGSAGEVRNHLLTSLQNNYISKEQYEILDNKTTEIIKMLYGYIKRLKLEIGNDSDFSDS, translated from the coding sequence ATGAGTGAAAATTTGTATATAAAAGATTTTAAAAGCCTGAAAGTATGGCAGAAGGCGAATGTTCTTGAGCAGGATATAAGGGAATTGGTTAAAGGATTTCCAAGTTGTGAGCAATATAGGCTTACAGACCAGTTAGTACGGGCTGTTAGGAGTATAGGGGCAAATCTTGCAGAAGGAAATACTCAGTTATTTATTAAAAAAGAAAAGGTCCATGCAAATGCTGCCCTTGGCAGTGCAGGAGAAGTAAGAAATCATCTTCTTACTTCTTTGCAGAATAATTATATTTCAAAAGAACAATATGAGATTCTGGATAATAAAACAACCGAGATTATCAAAATGCTTTATGGTTACATAAAAAGGTTGAAACTGGAGATAGGTAATGATTCGGATTTTAGTGACTCCTAA